In a genomic window of Helianthus annuus cultivar XRQ/B chromosome 10, HanXRQr2.0-SUNRISE, whole genome shotgun sequence:
- the LOC110883083 gene encoding protein FAR1-RELATED SEQUENCE 5-like, protein MRTHCGGFEEVGMTAVDCKNFKRDLNLYIGKHDAEMVVQRLTLKKKYNPDFSCDYFTTDEGNLGGLFWADEVMKHNFIMFGDVVAFDATYRSNKYDMVFVPFTGIDNHHRNVTLGAALLGSETAEAYTWLLKAFKKAFGAVPRVVVTDQDLAMKKAIRDVFTTSRHRLCMWHIMKKLAEKVGVTIRRDKTFKRRLCDIVWTDSIEPIYFESKWMEIIRDFNLTGNKWLTDMYAIRNDWIPAYYHHEHMSGLMRTTSHSESENHFFGQVANSSLTLVEFLSHFDTAIESQRYTHRKNDHFTRYTTPDWVTDYDLEKEAEQIYTRNIFKDVQEEIYNGINKCTSRSSSEVDDFIKFEIKELVVERSGLYEVMFREEDMDVLCSCHRYEQYGLLCRHIFCVFWLCQVQVFPKNYVKKRWTREVVTSKPSEGISNKNIVNKDVDAVQSVVREIMSANDHIVNRLVNNMDHLSLYRDYVKEQMVKADEISGVSQPVSKKDRVATLLGFNQPSEDTVLVPVGIRTKGCGSKKRFKPISEQIANKPARKTRSCGICGSIEHDKRTCTTLGKGKQKV, encoded by the exons ATGAGAACACACTGTGGTGGGTTTGAAGAAGTTGGGATGACGGCTGTTGACTGCAAGAACTTCAAGAGAGATCTTAATCTCTATATTGGAAAGCATGATGCTGAAATGGTGGTTCAACGTCTGACTTTAAAAAAGAAGTACAACCCTGATTTCTCATGTGATTATTTTACAACAGACGAAGGTAATCTTGGTGGGCTTTTCTGGGCTGACGAAGTTATGAAACACAACTTCATTATGTTTGGGGATGTTGTGGCATTTGATGCTACATATCGGTCTAATaa GTATGACATGGTTTTTGTTCCATTTACGGGCATTGACAATCACCATCGTAATGTCACACTCGGTGCTGCTTTGTTAGGATCAGAAACAGCTGAGGCATACACATGGTTGTTAAAAGCATTCAAAAAAGCTTTTGGTGCTGTTCCTCGAGTTGTTGTCACAGACCAAGACTTGGCTATGAAAAAGGCTATACGAGACGTTTTTACCACCAGCAGACATCGGTTAtgtatgtggcacataatgaaaaaatTAGCTGAAAAG GTGGGTGTTACCATTCGTAGAGACAAGACCTTTAAACGTCGTTTATGTGACATCGTATGGACTGATTCCATTGAGCCTATTTATTTTGAAAGTAAATGGATGGAAATTATTAGAGATTTTAATTTGACTGGCAACAAATGGTTGACTGACATGTATGCTATACGAAATGACTGGATACCTGCTTATTACCATCACGAACACATGTCTGGGCTCATGCGAACAACTTCCCATTCTGAGAGCGAGAATCATTTTTTTGGACAAGTTGCAAACAGTAGTCTCACATTGGTTGAATTTCTCAGCCATTTCGATACGGCTATCGAATCCCAAAGATACACACATCGTAAGAATGACCATTTTACAAGGTACACAACCCCTGATTGGGTTACTGATTATGATCTTGAGAAGGAagctgagcaaatttatacaaggAATATATTTAAAGACGTACAAGAGGAGATTTACAATGGCATAAACAAATGTACCTCAAGGTCTTCTAGCGAAGTTGATGACTTtataaagtttgaaataaagGAGTTAGTGGTTGAACGCTCAGGATTGTATGAG GTTATGTTCAGGGAAGAGGATATGGATGTTTTATGTAGTTGCCACAGGTACGAGCAATATGGTCTCCTATGCAGGCATATATTTTGTGTTTTTTGGCTATGTCAAGTACAGGTGTTCCCCAAAAACTATGTGAAGAAGAGATGGACTAGAGAGGTTGTCACCAGCAAACCGTCTGAAGGCATATCGAACAAGAATATTGTGAATAAGGATGTTGACGCTGTTCAAAGTGTTGTACGTGAGATCATGTCTGCAAACGACCACATTGTGAATCGCTTGGTAAACAATATGGACCATCTATCGTTGTATAGGGATTATGTTAAAGAACAAATGGTAAAGGCGGATGAAATTTCTGGTGTTTCCCAACCCGTATCCAAAAAGGATAGGGTGGCAACTCTTCTCGGGTTTAATCAACCTTCAGAAGACACTGTACTGGTTCCAGTTGGGATTCGAACTAAGGGATGTGGATCCAAAAAACGATTTAAACCTATCAGTGAGCAAATCGCCAACAAACCTGCTAGGAAAACAAGGTCATGCGGAATATGCGGTTCGATAGAGCATGACAAGCGTACTTGCACTACTTTGGGCAAAGGGAAGCAAAAagtttaa
- the LOC110886255 gene encoding uncharacterized protein LOC110886255 — MPSFDLISQLTPTDQRTSPNEVKTHPQEDVRFQTPIMYGKSASSEEDAPYQTPICDLKEPAPLSVDKHKPQENQHRRRTIKLPDIMCSPYAHKKVRLFKSLSREENKIADTIFAAVKNEWNEVFQTQHGAAVPRVSFESLYPNVEVHISVLKCWASVLNSEDKFRNKRDPTRFFCSCNMLGDKDFEKSVEESSRITTFNANMESCLREANMDTLIGIDLVFIPILHSKHYYLICYNLKKALVDVIDNLGRNVEFDSKYAFRPQIMVSMCLTFLGYNI, encoded by the exons ATGCCAAGTTTTGATTTGATATCACAACTTACCCCTACTGACCAACGCACTTCACCAAATGAAGTTAAAACCCATCCTCAAGAAGATGTTCGATTTCAAACTCCAATTATGTATGGAAAAAGTGCCTCAAGTGAAGAAGATGCTCCATATCAAACACCAATATGTGACCTTAAAGAACCAGCACCCTTAAGTGTGGATAAACATAAGCCACAAGAAAACCAACACCGTAGACGTACTATAAAATTGCCTGATATAATGTGTTCACCTTATGCGCATAAAAAAGTTAGACTATTTAAGAGCCTCTCAAGGGAAGAGAATAAAATTGCGGACACCATATTTGCTGCTGTGAAAAATGAGTG GAATGAAGTGTTTCAAACCCAACATGGGGCTGCTGTGCCTAGGGTATCTTTTGAGTCACTATACCCTAACGTGGAGGTACACATAAGTGTGTTGAAATGCTGGGCTTCTGTCCTAAACAGTGAGGACAAATTCAGAAACAAAAGAGATCCAACCAGGTTTTTTTGCTCATGCAACATGTTG GGTGACAAAGACTTTGAAAAAAGCGTTGAGGAGTCAAGCAGAATCACTACGTTCAATGCTAATATGGAGAGTTGTCTACGTGAAGCAAATATGGACACCCTTATTGGTATTGACTTAGTTTTTATACCAATTTTGCATTCTAAGCATTACTACTTGATATGTTACAATTTGAAAAAAGCACTGGTAGATGTCATTGACAATCTTGGGCGTAATGTCGAGTTTGATTCAAAATATGCGTTTCGACCTCAGATAATGGTAAGTATGTGTCTTACTTTTTTAGGTTATAACATATAG
- the LOC110883200 gene encoding guanine nucleotide-binding protein alpha-1 subunit: MLDIVVQNMGLLCSRHKRGNKATTEENDHAAEIERRIEQETKAEKHIQKLLLLGAGESGKSTIFKQIKLLFQTGFDERELQSYTSVIHANVYQTIKILHDGAKELALSEAGSSKYGLSDDNKEIGEKLSEIGGRLDYPRLTEELVQDILKIWNDPAIQETYARGNELQVPDCADYFMENLQRLSEADYIPTKEDVLHARVRTTGVVEIQFSPVGENKKSGEVYRLYDVGGQRNERRKWIHLFDGVTAVIFCAAISEYDQTLFEDENKNRMMETKELFEWVLKQKCFEKTSFMLFLNKFDIFEKKVSKVPLNVCEWFKDYQPVSTGKQEVEHAYEFVKKKFEELYYQNVTCDHQDRVFKIYRTTALDQKLVKKTFKLVDETLRRRHLFEAGLL, translated from the exons ATGCTAGATATCGTAGTTCAAAACATGGGCTTGCTCTGCAGTAGACACAAGCGTGGTAATAAAGCTACCACGGAAGAAAACGATCAT GCAGCAGAAATAGAAAGGCGGATCGAACAAGAAACAAAGGCTGAAAAACATATTCAGAAACTTTTATTACTTG GTGCCGGAGAGTCAGGAAAATCAACCATTTTCAAACAG ATAAAACTACTATTTCAAACCGGCTTTGATGAGAGAGAGCTTCAGAGCTATACATCAGTCATCCATGCAAATGTTTATCAGACAATAAAA ATATTACATGACGGGGCGAAGGAGTTGGCCTTAAGTGAAGCTGGTTCATCAAAGTATGGATTGTCAGATGACAATAAG GAAATTGGAGAGAAATTATCAGAAATTGGAGGTAGGTTGGATTATCCCCGCCTTACCGAAGAGCTTGTTCAAGACATCTTAAAAATTTGGAACGATCCAGCTATACAG GAAACGTATGCGCGTGGGAACGAGCTCCAAGTGCCAGACTGTGCCGATTATTTCATGGAAAACTTGCAGAGATTGTCAGAGGCAGATTATATTCCTACAAAG GAGGATGTTCTCCATGCTCGTGTTCGTACAACAGGTGTAGTAGAAATCCAGTTCAG CCCTGTGGGGGAAAACAAAAAAAGCGGTGAAGTATATAGACTCTATGATGTTGGAGGCCAGAGAAACGAGCGAAGGAAATGGATTCATTTATTTGACGGTGTTACAGCTGTCATATTTTGTGCTGCTATTAGCGA GTATGATCAAACCTTATTTGAAGATGAAAACAAGAACCGAATGATGGAGACGAAAGAACTCTTTGAATGGGTCCTAAAACAAAAATGTTTCGAG AAAACGTCCTTCATGCTGTTTCTAAACAAGTTTGACATTTTTGAGAAAAAAGTTTCAAAA GTCCCGCTAAATGTATGTGAGTGGTTTAAAGATTATCAACCCGTTTCAACAGGAAAACAAGAAGTTGAGCATGCATACGA GTTTGTGAAAAAGAAATTCGAAGAGTTATACTATCAAAACGTGACATGCGATCACCAGGACCGTGTGTTCAAGATCTACCGAACGACTGCTCTTGACCAGAAACTTGTGAAGAAAACATTCAAACTGGTAGATGAAACCCTAAGAAGGAGACACCTCTTTGAAGCTGGTTTATTGTGA
- the LOC110883199 gene encoding uncharacterized protein LOC110883199, with amino-acid sequence MAASNSMSNRDGEIEDMEDSDDDNGYDYGISQAQKDAIRKRLTSKSQTVLAEVANNWEPGERDYFEDLCMELGLDPDFCIEDVAEDVSETARFFSRLQKDPVVAKPISQLVPVPGFTTAPDVTQVQVFLIPGLYGRMRWTVGKFLLFWLVWPFHLKAQVGIFAAGYLGSLLMFVRMGFISLGPSSEVMGCWASAF; translated from the exons ATGGCTGCTTCGAACTCAATGTCTAATCGAGATGGAGAGATAGAAGACATGGAGGATTCGGATGACGATAATGGGTATGACTATGGTATTTCTCAAGCTCAAAAAGATGCCATCCGCAAAAGACTTACTTCCAAGTCCCAAACTGTTTTAGCGGAGGTTGCAAACAATTGGGAACCGGGTGAAAGGGACTATTTTGAGGACCTTTGCATGGAATTGGGTTTGGATCCGGATTTTTGCATCGAAGATGTGGCTGAAGATGTTAGTGAGACGGCGCGGTTCTTTTCGAGGCTTCAAAAAGACCCGGTGGTTGCGAAACCCATCTCTC AATTGGTCCCTGTTCCGGGTTTCACTACGGCCCCAGACGTCACCCAGGTCCAGGTGTTTCTGATACCAGGCTTGTATGGCCGTATGAGATGGACAGTGGGTAAATTCCTATTGTTTTGGTTGGTCTGGCCGTTCCATTTAAAGGCCCAGGTGGGTATTTTTGCTGCTGGCTATTTGGGCAGCCTGCTTATGTTTGTTCGAATGGGCTTCATCTCCTTAGGCCCAAGTTCAGAGGTGATGGGGTGTTGGGCTTCTGCCTTTTAA